In the genome of Halalkalicoccus subterraneus, one region contains:
- a CDS encoding glycosyltransferase family 4 protein — translation MRVGIVTPRYPPNNGGGGEVSAQLLAQILSDTDEIDEVVVYTFDGDGPTRQDGARIRRHKSPLIVSFEVVNLYSYFKLREKLTEDEIDLIHSYNMQLHPVVGHLSNKLDIPSVATLNSYAFIPYRDIDIPVSSVLEWYKIISKATTGHILRNRMRQIDTFVAISSTIAEIYRREMFGDQNIEVIPNMCEPHLFDVDTSDMKSIIDIAPTQNTILYVGSLRETKGVKYLIRAANYLPENNQIVIAGGGKNKESLRELSDKIGVADQVTLLGRVPHDDIQRLYARADLFVHPGIWPEPFGRTILEAMQFGLPVVATNIGGPAEVIPQEEYLCEPENSRDLAETIQDVFSCKSQIGVKNKEYVYETYSPDVVVPQLLTTYNSANNAY, via the coding sequence ACTTGCTCAAATACTCTCAGACACCGACGAGATAGACGAGGTAGTAGTCTACACGTTTGATGGAGATGGGCCGACGCGTCAGGACGGCGCTCGGATACGACGGCACAAATCGCCGTTGATCGTCTCGTTCGAAGTCGTGAACCTCTATTCATATTTCAAACTCAGAGAGAAGCTCACAGAAGACGAGATAGATCTGATCCACTCCTATAATATGCAGCTCCATCCAGTTGTCGGTCATCTATCAAACAAGCTGGATATTCCATCTGTGGCGACTCTAAACTCGTATGCATTCATCCCATACCGCGATATCGACATTCCTGTTAGCAGTGTGCTCGAATGGTATAAGATCATCTCGAAGGCGACGACAGGGCACATTCTCCGGAACCGTATGCGACAGATAGACACGTTCGTTGCGATCAGTTCGACCATCGCGGAGATCTACCGACGTGAAATGTTCGGGGACCAAAACATAGAGGTGATCCCGAACATGTGCGAACCCCACTTGTTCGATGTCGATACATCAGACATGAAGTCGATTATCGATATAGCACCTACCCAGAACACGATCCTGTATGTAGGGTCACTCCGCGAGACTAAAGGTGTGAAGTATCTAATTAGAGCTGCGAACTACCTTCCGGAAAACAATCAGATTGTTATCGCTGGAGGAGGGAAGAACAAGGAAAGCCTGCGTGAACTGTCCGACAAGATCGGTGTCGCTGATCAAGTGACCCTCCTTGGAAGGGTTCCACACGATGATATTCAACGGCTGTACGCCCGTGCGGATCTATTTGTACATCCGGGTATCTGGCCCGAGCCGTTCGGACGAACGATTCTTGAGGCCATGCAGTTCGGACTTCCTGTTGTAGCGACAAATATCGGTGGGCCAGCAGAAGTGATCCCTCAAGAGGAGTATCTCTGTGAACCAGAGAATTCTCGTGACTTGGCTGAGACGATTCAGGATGTTTTCTCCTGTAAAAGCCAGATTGGTGTGAAAAACAAAGAATACGTATATGAAACATATTCACCAGACGTTGTCGTTCCACAACTACTTACCACATATAATAGTGCTAACAACGCGTACTAA
- a CDS encoding glycosyltransferase — MVNEGYIDPLLALIDSLKLNSGFKKEDIHLIILELSELSDESRYLVESQGINIEFVDSSSLGTFEFDQSLLNNPSKLTNQKKFLIYKLPYSERLCYLDADMICLNDITDIANFDNLSAGINIGREPPETVFNRPMFNSGLFIFEPSNKTYEKIQDFALDYNAQLDYGDQRLLNEFYYGDSDINVDLLSFEWNVIITMKNHHPKMWNFVVDNGVKFLHYTLCEPWKDTNFYDIKEIASNSIKKYKYRDEIKLWKKHYQNALDST, encoded by the coding sequence ATGGTGAATGAGGGATACATAGATCCTTTGTTAGCACTTATTGATAGTTTAAAATTAAATAGCGGGTTCAAGAAAGAGGATATCCATCTAATCATATTAGAACTATCCGAACTAAGCGATGAGAGTCGTTATTTAGTTGAAAGTCAAGGTATTAATATTGAATTCGTCGATTCTTCCTCGTTGGGAACGTTTGAATTCGACCAATCATTGTTGAATAATCCTTCTAAATTAACAAACCAGAAAAAATTCCTTATATATAAATTGCCATACTCGGAACGCCTTTGTTATCTTGACGCAGATATGATCTGTCTAAATGACATAACTGATATAGCTAATTTTGACAACTTATCAGCCGGTATTAATATTGGGCGAGAACCACCGGAAACCGTTTTTAATAGGCCTATGTTCAATTCTGGATTGTTTATATTTGAACCCTCAAACAAAACTTATGAAAAGATACAAGATTTTGCATTAGACTATAATGCTCAACTTGATTACGGCGATCAAAGATTACTTAATGAATTCTACTATGGCGATTCTGATATTAATGTTGACTTACTATCCTTTGAATGGAATGTTATAATAACTATGAAAAATCACCATCCAAAGATGTGGAACTTTGTAGTAGATAACGGGGTGAAGTTCCTCCACTACACATTATGCGAACCGTGGAAGGATACTAATTTTTATGATATAAAAGAAATAGCATCTAATTCAATAAAAAAATATAAATATAGAGATGAGATTAAGTTATGGAAAAAACATTATCAAAATGCGTTAGATTCCACATAA
- a CDS encoding outer membrane protein assembly factor BamB family protein, with product MQLLTDSSVPCATHMYDKLRTGQAKNSIKDSCSPELAWKTRLPNFPAKAPESTPVFDSSGNIYFGCHDGNLYSLSPSGDVRWSFMTNKKIFGGPLITDSNSIIVASGNGYLHSITTDGTHEWAYDISEEYRSKKEWAKSFFSILPGSIDYSKHSLRRILCWSSPNIDSEGNLYITGFGEGIHSVDAATGEQNWSYDLGVPRFHTGGAAIDKSDNIYVPSQRGVLYCFDTAGNVIWKYKIKKSHDTWAAPSIDLQNGYIYQTSSFLSQKGQISAISQNGELIWETTIDEGIRGTASISHQDYVVICGLNGTVYFIGKEQGRIYRKINLSNAPRAMWTSASIDRSGNILIGIKESFHQGSLVCIQSNGRIKWSENIGKAYATPIIGTEGEIYIGSWKGEFYCYTT from the coding sequence ATGCAACTTCTTACCGATTCAAGTGTCCCCTGTGCGACCCATATGTATGATAAACTTAGAACTGGGCAGGCCAAAAATTCAATCAAGGATTCATGTTCACCAGAATTAGCTTGGAAAACACGTCTCCCTAATTTCCCAGCGAAAGCACCCGAGTCTACACCGGTATTTGATTCTTCAGGAAACATATATTTTGGATGTCATGATGGCAACCTATATTCATTATCGCCATCTGGTGATGTTAGATGGAGTTTTATGACTAATAAGAAAATCTTCGGAGGGCCATTAATTACAGATTCTAATAGTATAATAGTAGCTAGTGGAAATGGATATCTCCATTCAATCACTACAGATGGGACACATGAATGGGCATATGATATTTCAGAAGAATACAGGTCAAAAAAGGAATGGGCTAAGTCGTTTTTTTCAATTCTGCCGGGATCTATAGACTACAGTAAACACTCTCTACGGCGAATATTATGTTGGTCTTCTCCTAATATTGACTCAGAAGGGAATCTCTATATTACTGGATTTGGTGAAGGGATTCATTCAGTAGACGCTGCTACGGGTGAACAAAACTGGAGTTATGATCTGGGAGTTCCTAGATTCCATACAGGAGGTGCTGCAATTGATAAATCAGATAATATATATGTGCCATCTCAGCGAGGAGTGCTATATTGTTTCGATACAGCTGGGAATGTGATTTGGAAATACAAAATTAAGAAATCACACGATACTTGGGCAGCTCCTTCGATTGATCTTCAGAACGGATATATTTACCAAACATCATCATTCTTATCCCAGAAAGGTCAAATATCTGCAATTAGTCAAAACGGAGAACTAATCTGGGAAACAACTATTGACGAAGGGATCCGTGGGACAGCATCAATCAGCCATCAGGATTATGTGGTTATATGTGGACTGAATGGTACAGTCTATTTTATAGGGAAAGAACAAGGAAGGATATATCGAAAAATAAATCTCAGTAACGCTCCTAGGGCAATGTGGACAAGTGCGAGTATAGATCGCTCAGGGAATATATTAATTGGGATAAAAGAATCATTTCACCAAGGATCACTCGTGTGTATCCAATCTAATGGTAGAATAAAATGGTCGGAGAACATTGGGAAAGCCTATGCAACCCCTATCATTGGCACCGAAGGAGAAATTTATATTGGATCTTGGAAAGGTGAGTTCTATTGCTATACAACATAA
- a CDS encoding lipopolysaccharide biosynthesis protein yields MSNRTISGILSVMGGKVGVLLIGVVTTPLLVRILGSADYGDYGFLLSMFAVITTFAHAGISAGIRKYIAEERNQQGWKEHVFAFYTQLALGFAALGGLCLILFGMLGPVKQLFGDGFSLYFVLLAAMLVANQLFYISRHTLMGLHFEQYSESLSMLQTFLLGAFGLSLAYVGFGVAGVLSGTALAYLVCAVGATWILRTRIDLTAVFRSVPTAFPKRDLFNFNVYNTVFVLLTVSLYNVDLLLLQPMVGSHETGLYKSALVIAEFLWLVPTAVQIVFIHSSSEMWSREAHEEITSMASKATRYTLVFTTLLLLGIAALATPFMQLYFGAEFGDAVTPLLLLLPGVLGFAVARPIYAIGIGDGKFRQLIAATGTAAVINLVLNLLLIPQYGMAGAAIATSIGYGLMVFLHYLAARRIGYNPFQDLRSVRVGITASLAAPVIFGLSYAIDSGIISLILVPPVGFIVYSKIAFWTNAITADEILPFLDQIPDPFSIWATKIITAIS; encoded by the coding sequence ATGAGTAACCGAACCATTTCGGGGATTCTCTCCGTGATGGGCGGGAAGGTTGGTGTTCTCCTGATCGGTGTGGTAACTACTCCACTCCTCGTCAGAATTCTCGGCAGCGCAGACTACGGCGACTATGGGTTTTTACTTTCGATGTTTGCTGTCATCACGACGTTCGCCCATGCGGGAATCTCAGCCGGAATCCGGAAGTACATCGCCGAGGAGAGAAACCAACAGGGATGGAAAGAACACGTTTTCGCGTTTTATACCCAGTTAGCACTGGGGTTTGCCGCTCTCGGCGGACTCTGTTTGATCCTCTTCGGCATGTTAGGACCAGTCAAACAACTGTTCGGTGATGGGTTCTCGCTCTATTTCGTTCTTCTCGCAGCGATGCTCGTAGCCAACCAACTGTTCTACATCTCTCGACACACCCTCATGGGACTACATTTCGAGCAGTATTCCGAATCACTCTCGATGCTACAGACGTTCCTACTCGGTGCATTCGGTCTGAGTTTAGCATACGTCGGATTCGGCGTTGCTGGTGTACTCTCCGGAACCGCACTTGCCTATCTGGTGTGTGCAGTTGGGGCAACATGGATACTACGGACGCGCATCGATCTGACGGCCGTTTTTCGATCGGTTCCTACGGCGTTTCCGAAACGCGATCTCTTCAATTTTAACGTTTATAATACTGTCTTCGTCCTCTTGACTGTCTCGCTGTACAATGTCGATCTTCTGCTCCTCCAGCCGATGGTTGGCAGTCACGAAACCGGACTGTACAAGTCCGCGCTGGTGATTGCGGAGTTTCTGTGGCTCGTTCCGACTGCAGTGCAAATAGTTTTCATTCACTCGTCCTCGGAGATGTGGTCACGAGAGGCTCACGAGGAAATTACCAGTATGGCGAGCAAAGCCACTCGGTACACGCTGGTTTTCACGACGTTGTTGCTCCTCGGAATCGCGGCGCTTGCAACCCCGTTCATGCAATTATATTTCGGAGCAGAATTCGGCGACGCGGTAACCCCTCTCCTGTTGCTCCTCCCCGGTGTGCTCGGATTTGCAGTCGCGCGGCCGATCTACGCGATTGGGATAGGTGATGGAAAATTCCGCCAATTAATCGCCGCAACGGGTACTGCAGCAGTAATTAACCTTGTTCTGAATCTACTACTTATTCCTCAATATGGAATGGCTGGTGCAGCGATCGCAACCAGTATCGGATATGGATTGATGGTTTTTCTTCATTATCTTGCAGCTCGTCGAATTGGCTATAATCCATTTCAAGACCTCCGATCTGTTCGTGTTGGAATTACCGCAAGTCTTGCTGCACCAGTTATTTTTGGGCTTTCTTACGCAATTGATTCTGGAATTATTTCACTTATCCTTGTCCCCCCTGTCGGTTTCATTGTATATTCAAAAATCGCATTTTGGACAAATGCAATTACGGCCGACGAAATCTTACCGTTTCTTGACCAAATTCCTGATCCATTCTCAATTTGGGCTACGAAAATTATTACAGCTATATCATAA
- a CDS encoding polysaccharide pyruvyl transferase family protein — MPKIGILTFHNNENRGAILQSYCLQKSLSQIFSEDVEIVDYRTKSKEISRISKIFFPKHPQKTINQIKDRCIVNNFSSSSLSTSKKTITTDTHEEAVSWLEKQKYGLLFTGSDEIWKIAKDDSKIRSYLRPSRPFPNLYFLDPQISAMKVAYAASANKTNLETLTQSQQETMREHLSAYNYISVRDRHTQELLGDLGLKNVYKVPDPTLLVDIPEGDAKAILLKNNINLEKPILGYHGPSNKLGKEICDHYKGKGYQIIAPTTSKYADLELRGKVDPFEYYTMYKHFDMVVTSSLHSIIFSLKHRTPFVTLETDKAYANMESKTHSLLNDFSLLNRHIDAVNDDILDIGEKIDSFEQQMDDEQITKRTIELRNEGLEFIHKIKKNYERNN; from the coding sequence ATGCCAAAAATTGGAATCCTCACGTTTCATAACAATGAAAATCGAGGAGCAATATTACAATCCTATTGCCTACAGAAGTCACTTTCCCAAATATTTTCGGAAGATGTCGAGATAGTCGATTATCGTACTAAATCTAAAGAAATAAGTAGAATAAGTAAGATATTCTTCCCAAAACACCCTCAGAAAACTATCAATCAAATCAAGGATAGATGCATAGTTAACAATTTCTCATCATCATCTCTATCAACGAGCAAGAAAACAATTACAACGGATACTCATGAGGAAGCTGTGAGTTGGCTAGAAAAACAAAAATATGGATTATTATTCACTGGTAGCGACGAGATCTGGAAGATAGCTAAAGATGATAGTAAAATTAGGTCATATCTTCGTCCATCCCGCCCTTTTCCAAATCTGTACTTCCTGGATCCTCAAATTTCTGCAATGAAAGTAGCATATGCTGCATCAGCAAATAAGACGAATTTAGAGACACTAACACAGTCTCAACAAGAGACAATGAGAGAGCATCTATCCGCCTATAACTATATTAGTGTTCGTGATAGACACACGCAAGAACTGTTAGGAGATCTTGGGCTCAAAAATGTGTATAAAGTTCCCGATCCGACATTATTAGTTGACATTCCCGAGGGCGACGCTAAAGCAATCTTACTAAAGAATAATATTAATCTTGAAAAGCCAATCTTAGGTTATCACGGTCCATCTAATAAGCTAGGTAAAGAGATATGTGATCATTACAAAGGAAAAGGATATCAGATAATCGCGCCTACAACTTCTAAGTATGCAGATCTAGAGCTCAGAGGAAAGGTAGATCCATTCGAATATTACACGATGTACAAGCATTTCGACATGGTGGTTACAAGTAGTCTTCACTCAATAATATTTAGTCTCAAGCATAGAACACCATTTGTTACTCTTGAAACAGATAAGGCCTATGCGAATATGGAAAGCAAAACCCATTCGCTGTTAAATGATTTTTCTCTTTTAAATAGACACATAGATGCTGTAAACGATGATATACTAGACATAGGAGAAAAGATTGATTCATTTGAACAACAGATGGATGATGAACAGATTACGAAAAGAACAATCGAATTACGAAATGAAGGTTTGGAATTCATACATAAAATTAAAAAGAATTATGAAAGAAACAACTGA